A genomic window from Oryctolagus cuniculus chromosome 12, mOryCun1.1, whole genome shotgun sequence includes:
- the RFX7 gene encoding DNA-binding protein RFX7 isoform X4, whose amino-acid sequence MAEEQQQPPPQQPDAHQQLPPSAPNSGVALPALVPGLPGTEASALQHKIKNSICKTVQSKVDCILQEVEKFTDLEKLYLYLQLPSGLSNGEKSDQNAMSSSRAQQMHAFSWIRNTLEEHPETSLPKQEVYDEYKSYCDNLGYHPLSAADFGKIMKNVFPNMKARRLGTRGKSKYCYSGLRKKAFVHMPTLPNLDFHKTGDGLEGAEPSGQLQNIDEEVLSSACRLVCEWAQKVLSQPFDTVLELARFLVKSHYIGTKSMAALTVMAAAPAGIKGIPQPSAFIPTAESNSFQPQVKTLPSPIDAKQQLQRKIQKKQQEQKLQSPLPGESSAKKSEGSTANGVANLPNGNPAILSPQPIGIVVAAVPSPIPVQRTRQLVTSPSPVSSSDGKVLPLNVQVVTQHMQSVKQAPKTPQNVPASPGGDRSARHRYPQILPKPANTSALTIRSPTTVLFTSSPIKTAVVPASHMSSLNVVKMTTISLTPSNSNAPLKHSASVNSATGTTEDSRSVPQIKSGSVVSLQSPGSRTSSTGGTSTVEVKMEPETSADEHPVQCQENSDGARAPQATPSALTGQKSNTEGAAQKPSSEGPVDIKATKVCDQRTKCKSRCNEILPGTSTGNNQSTVTLPVTTQNLTFTSTSSPSNGDSINKDPKLCTKSPRKRLSSTLQESQVPPVKKPIVEQLSAVVIEGQKPGSVKKDQKVPHSGKTESSTAGAQIPSKVSITVNSHIVENQPLNSSALIISDSALEQQTTPSSSPDIKVKLERSVFLLDTDSKPDGSFNPNEWQQVTKDSEFISASCEQQQDISVMTIPEHSDINDLEKSVWELEGIPQDTYSQQLHTQMQESSLNQIQAHSSDQLPLQSELKEFEPSVSQTNESYFPFDDELTQDSIVEELVLMEQQMSMNNSHSYGNCLGMTLQNQSVTPGAPMSSHTSSTHFYHSIHSNGTPIHTPTPTPTPTPTPTPTPTPTSEMIAGSQSLSRESPCSRLAQTTPVDSALGSSRHTPIGTPHSNCSSSVPPSPVECRNPFAFTPISSSMAYHDASIVSSSPVKPMQRPMATHPDKTKLEWMNNGYSGVGNSSVSGHGILPSYQELVEDRFRKPHAFAVPGQSYQSQSRHHDTHFGRLTPVSPVQHQGATVNNTNKQEGFAVPAPLDNKGTNSSASSNFRCRSVSPAVHRQRNLSGSTLYPVSNIPRSNVTPFGSPVTPEVNVFTNVHADTCANNIAQRSQSVPLTVMMQTAFPNALQKQTNSKKITNVLLSKLDSDNDDAVRGLGMNNLPSNYTARMNLTQILETSTVFPSANPQNMIDSSTSVYEFQTPSYLTKSDSTDQISFSPGDNQAQSEIGEQQLDFTSTVKDLLSGDSLQSNQQLVGQVASDLTNAASDFSSDIRLSSELSGSINDLNTLDPNLLFDPGRQQGQDDEATLEELKNDPLFQQICSESMNSMTSSGFEWIESKDHPTVEMLG is encoded by the exons GAGCTATTGTGACAATCTTGGTTACCATCCATTAAGTGCTGCTGACTTTGGAAAGATCATGAAAAACGTCTTTCCAAACATGAAGGCACGTCGTTTGGGCACAAGAGGCAAATCTAA ATATTGCTACAGTGGACTGAGAAAAAAAGCTTTTGTTCACATGCCAACACTGCCCAACCTTGACTTTCACAAAACTGGAGATGGG TTGGAAGGAGCTGAGCCTTCTGGGCAGCTTCAGAACATTGACGAGGAAGTTCTGTCTTCCGCTTGCCGCCTTGTGTGTGAGTGGGCCCAGAAAGTGTTAAGCCAGCCATTTGACACAGTCTTGGAATTAGCCCGCTTCCTTGTCAAAAGTCACTATATAGGCACCAAGTCAATGGCAGCTCTAACTGTGAtggcagcagcaccagcag GAATTAAAGGAATTCCCCAGCCTTCTGCATTTATACCTACAGCTGAAAGTAATTCCTTTCAGCCTCAAGTGAAGACTTTGCCATCTCCTATTGATGCTAAACAGCAACTGCAAcggaaaatccagaagaagcaGCAAGAACAGAAATTACAGTCCCCTTTGCCAGGAGAATCCTCAGCAAAAAAATCAGAAGGCTCTACAGCCAATGGCGTGGCTAATCTTCCCAATGGAAATCCTGCAATCCTGTCTCCTCAACCTATTGGTATCGTTGTGGCAGCTGTCCCTAGTCCCATTCCG GTCCAGCGGACCAGGCAGTTGGTAACTTCACCGAGTCCAGTGAGTTCATCTGATGGCAAAGTTCTTCCCCTCAACGTGCAGGTGGTCACTCAGCACATGCAGTCTGTGAAGCAGGCACCAAAGACTCCGCAGAACGTTCCAGCCAGTCCTGGGGGGGATCGTTCTGCCCGGCACCGCTATCCTCAGATTTTACCCAAACCAGCCAACACCAGTGCGCTCACCATCCGCTCTCCAACCACTGTCCTCTTTACCAGTAGCCCCATCAAGACTGCTGTTGTGCCCGCTTCACACATGAGTTCTCTAAATGTGGTGAAAATGACAACAATATCCCTCACGCCCAGCAACAGTAATGCCCCTCTTAAACATTCTGCCTCAGTCAACAGTGCTACAGGAACGACTGAAGACTCCAGGAGCGTCCCACAGATCAAGAGTGGTTCTGTTGTTTCTCTTCAGTCTCCGGGCTCTAGGACCAGCAGCACTGGGGGAACTTCCACTGTGGAAGTCAAAATGGAACCCGAAACATCAGCAGATGAGCATCCTGTGCAGTGCCAAGAGAACTCCGACGGGGCTAGGGCTCCCCAAGCAACACCTAGTGCCCTTACAGGGCAGAAAAGTAATACAGAGGGAGCAGCGCAAAAACCTTCCAGTGAAGGCCCCGTGGACATCAAAGCAACTAAGGTCTGTGACCAGAGGACCAAATGTAAAAGTCGCTGTAATGAGATTCTGCCAGGCACTTCAACAGGCAATAATCAAAGCACTGTCACTCTCCCAGTTACCACTCAGAACTTAACTTTCACCAGCACCAGCTCACCATCTAATGGTGACTCAATAAATAAAGACCCTAAATTATGCACTAAAAGTCCACGGAAACGACTGTCTTCTACATTACAAGAGTCCCAGGTGCCTCCTGTAAAGAAACCAATTGTGGAACAGCTTTCTGCAGTTGTCATAGAAGGTCAGAAACCAGGCAGTGTTAAGAAGGACCAAAAGGTTCCACATTCAGGGAAAACAGAAAGTTCAACAGCAGGTGCTCAGATTCCTAGCAAAGTATCAATAACTGTCAATTCACACATAGTGGAAAATCAACCCTTGAATTCTTCTGCCCTTATTATCAGTGATTCAGCTTTGGAACAGCAGACAACACCATCATCATCTCCAGACATAAAAGTAAAACTTGAAAGGAGTGTCTTTCTCTTGGACACAGATTCTAAACCAGATGGCAGCTTTAATCCAAATGAGTGGCAACAGGTCACTAAGGATTCTGAGTTCATATCTGCCAGCTGTGAGCAACAGCAAGATATCAGTGTTATGACAATTCCTGAGCACTCTGATATCAATGACTTAGAGAAGTCCGTTTGGGAGTTAGAAGGAATTCCACAGGACACATACAGCCAGCAGCTACACACCCAGATGCAAGAATCTTCTTTGAATCAAATACAAGCACATTCTTCAGATCAGTTACCTCTTCAGTCCGAACTGAAGGAGTTCGAGCCTTCTGTTTCCCAGACAAATGAGAGCTACTTTCCTTTTGATGATGAACTTACACAAGATAGTATTGTGGAAGAGCTGGTGCTTATGGAGCAGCAAATGTCAATGAACAATTCGCATTCTTATGGTAACTGTTTGGGAATGACCCTTCAGAACCAGTCAGTAACTCCAGGAGCTCCCATGTCATCTCATACCTCTAGCACCCACTTCTATCATTCAATCCATAGCAACGGCACACCAATCCACACACCCACACCAACTCCTAcaccaaccccaaccccaaccccaaccccaactccCACATCCGAAATGATTGCTGGATCTCAGAGTCTGTCTCGGGAGAGCCCTTGCTCCAGGCTAGCCCAGACGACACCTGTGGATAGTGCTTTAGGAAGTAGCCGACACACACCCATTGGTACTCCACATTCTAACTGCAGCAGTAGCGTCCCTCCCAGCCCTGTTGAATGCAGGAATCCATTTGCATTCACCCCAATAAGCTCCAGTATGGCCTATCATGATGCCAGCATTGTCTCAAGTAGTCCTGTGAAACCAATGCAAAGACCCATGGCCACACACCCTGACAAAACCAAGCTTGAATGGATGAATAATGGGTATAGTGGGGTTGGTAATTCATCAGTTTCTGGCCATGGCATTCTCCCAAGCTATCAGGAACTCGTGGAAGACCGTTTCAGGAAACCTCATGCTTTTGCTGTGCCTGGGCAGTCTTACCAGTCTCAGTCCCGACACCATGACACTCATTTTGGTCGTTTGACtcctgtctctcctgtgcagcATCAAGGTGCCACTGTAAATAACACCAACAAACAGGAGGGTTTTGCCGTCCCTGCCCCTCTTGATAATAAAGGAACTAATTCATCCGCCAGCAGCAACTTCAGGTGCCGGAGTGTGAGCCCCGCTGTCCATCGCCAACGTAATCTTAGTGGAAGCACCCTCTACCCAGTGTCTAATATCCCACGGTCCAATGTGACCCCCTTTGGAAGTCCGGTAACCCCCGAAGTTAACGTTTTCACAAATGTTCACGCAGACACATGTGCCAACAACATAGCTCAAAGAAGTCAGTCAGTTCCATTAACAGTCATGATGCAGACAGCTTTCCCAAATGCTCTTCAGAAGCAAACAAACAGTAAAAAAATAACCAATGTGTTGTTGAGTAAACTTGATTCTGACAATGATGATGCAGTGAGAGGTTTGGGAATGAACAATCTGCCCTCCAATTACACGGCGAGGATGAATCTCACTCAGATCCTGGaaacttccactgtttttcctagTGCCAATCCACAGAATATGATCGACTCCAGCACTTCTGTTTATGAATTTCAAACACCATCTTACCTCACCAAAAGTGATAGCACCGATCAGATCAGTTTTTCTCCTGGAGATAATCAAGCACAATCTGAAATTGGAGAGCAACAATTAGATTTCACTAGCACTGTTAAAGACCTGCTGAGTGGAGACAGCTTGCAAAGCAACCAGCAGCTGGTGGGTCAGGTGGCGTCTGATCTCACTAACGCTGCCTCTGATTTCTCTAGTGACATTAGGTTGTCTTCTGAGCTCTCAGGCAGCATCAATGATTTGAACACTTTAGACCCAAATCTACTGTTTGATCCAGGTCGTCAGCAGGGACAAGATGATGAAGCTACACTGGAAGAATTAAAGAACGACCCATTATTTCAACAAATCTGCAGTGAATCCATGAACTCCATGACTTCATCAGGTTTTGAGTGGATAGAAAGCAAGGACCATCCTACTGTTGAAATGTTGGGTTAA